The Triticum aestivum cultivar Chinese Spring chromosome 7B, IWGSC CS RefSeq v2.1, whole genome shotgun sequence genome window below encodes:
- the LOC123158055 gene encoding F-box protein At5g07610 — MSIVADHSHPREESRVSTRARSCSDFPSRTPAERLTDDILVEILSRVPAKELCRCKCVSKHWLGLIHHPDHRKRLPQTLAGFFYGRITSTTGQRVLELPFRFTSISGDGRSPVGTSFTFLPNQHLPVDLLDSCNGLLLCRCHHVSDGAAAFHYVVCNPATEKWVMLPNSGKDSSQVATTSLGFDPALSPHFHVFELVQQHKYGENKNTDISGVAVYSSETGEWIYKEKRWSRATWFASWHSSATVFLNGLLFFRALDLKLHDCVAAVDAKGEMWMKFRVPGGQVDGFVQRSILGAPADQFDDLDLAHGFIQRSQGRLHFANFQRDKYGVAIRLLVHVLENYQDKQWILKHSIETSNIFGWTDLWLDADFDFIAIHPECNLLFFAVGGITFMCYNMDNRQVKVISHLADVKPLFLPYVPLYTESQSLHI, encoded by the exons aTGTCCATCGTGGCGGACCACTCTCACCCGCGGGAGGAAAGCCGCGTGTCGACTCGCGCCCG ATCTTGCTCCGATTTCCCCAGCCGGACGCCGGCCGAGAGGCTCACCGACGACATCCTCGTGGAGATCCTCTCGCGCGTCCCCGCCAAGGAGCTCTGCCGCTGCAAGTGCGTCTCCAAGCACTGGCTCGGCCTCATCCACCACCCCGACCACCGCAAACGGCTCCCCCAAACCCTGGCCGGCTTCTTCTACGGCCGCATTACCAGTACCACCGGGCAGCGGGTTCTGGAGCTGCCCTTCCGCTTCACTAGCATCTCGGGGGACGGCCGCTCTCCGGTCGGCACCTCCTTCACCTTCCTGCCCAACCAACACCTGCCCGTCGATCTGCTCGATTCCTGCAACGGCCTCCTCCTCTGCCGATGTCACCACGTTTCCGACGGGGCTGCCGCATTCCATTATGTCGTGTGCAATCCCGCGACCGAGAAGTGGGTCATGCTGCCCAACTCCGGCAAGGACAGCAGCCAGGTGGCCACCACATCTCTGGGCTTCGACCCGGCCCTGTCGCCGCATTTCCATGTGTTTGAGTTGGTACAGCAGCACAAGTATGGCGAGAATAAGAATACCGACATTTCCGGAGTGGCAGTGTATTCGTCTGAAACCGGAGAATGGATTTACAAGGAGAAGAGATGGAGCAGAGCTACTTGGTTTGCTAGTTGGCACTCCTCCGCAACAGTTTTTCTCAATGGCCTTCTGTTTTTTCGTGCCCTTGACCTTAAATTACATGATTGTGTAGCTGCGGTTGACGCAAAGGGAGAAATGTGGATGAAATTCAGGGTCCCTGGTGGTCAGGTTGATGGTTTTGTTCAGCGGTCGATACTCGGGGCCCCTGCTGATCAGTTTGATGATTTGGATCTGGCTCATGGTTTTATTCAGCGGTCGCAGGGCCGCTTGCATTTTGCCAACTTTCAGAGGGATAAATATGGTGTTGCCATTCGATTACTAGTTCATGTTCTGGAGAACTATCAAGACAAACAATGGATATTGAAGCATAGCATTGAAACTTCAAACATATTTGGATGGACAGATTTATGGCTTGATGCGGATTTTGATTTTATTGCGATTCATCCGGAATGCAACTTGCTGTTCTTTGCTGTGGGGGGTATCACATTCATGTGCTATAATATGGATAATCGGCAGGTCAAAGTGATCTCCCATCTTGCAGATGTCAAGCCGCTATTTCTGCCGTATGTGCCGTTGTACACAGAGTCACAATCATTGCACATTTGA